A DNA window from Vigna unguiculata cultivar IT97K-499-35 chromosome 10, ASM411807v1, whole genome shotgun sequence contains the following coding sequences:
- the LOC114167549 gene encoding CASP-like protein 4B1, with translation MEDHKDNVTVSDASQVKIDVQPEPLEPNVDIHALGTSGGATGVIWQWKKKDVLMRGSLGLRGIALFLSLISLMLMASNKHGDWKEFDKYQEYRYLLAVAILSSLYSGVQVFRQVHELSTGKNMIQPTTAGLIDFVGDQVVAYLLLSSTSSAIPITDRMRETSDSIFTDSSAAAIAFSFFAFWCLALSAVISGYKLSTRTYT, from the exons ATGGAAGACCACAAAGACAATGTAACAGTTTCCGACGCCTCACAAGTGAAAATTGACGTGCAGCCAGAGCCGTTGGAGCCGAATGTAGACATCCACGCGCTGGGAACTAGTGGCGGCGCCACCGGTGTCATATGGCAGTGGAAGAAGAAAGATGTGTTAATGAGAGGCTCATTAGGGCTAAGAGGAATTGCTCTGTTTTTGTCTTTGATTTCCTTAATGCTGATGGCTAGTAACAAGCATGGTGATTGGAAAGAATTTGACAAGTACCAAGAATACAG ATACTTGCTGGCTGTGGCAATTCTATCTAGTTTATACAGTGGAGTTCAAGTGTTTCGCCAAGTTCATGAACTTTCCACTGGGAAAAACATGATTCAGCCAACAACTGCTGGGTTGATTGATTTTGTTGGAGATCAG GTTGTAGCATATCTCTTGCTGTCATCAACATCTtcagctattccaataacagaTAGAATGAGGGAAACTTCTGACAGTATATTTACAGATTCTTCAGCTGCAGCCATTGCTTTTTCCTTTTTTGCCTTCTGGTGTCTAGCACTGTCAGCTGTCATATCAGGATACAAACTGTCTACACGAACTTACACATAA
- the LOC114167396 gene encoding probable WRKY transcription factor 33: MSFSFTDLLSNSNNTLTMDDDPFGLEFANTFKQLQPLPPYSEFPPGFSPTTQSLNSPLLFSSQNVPASYTTDSSSMSFDMRNSSTDLGNKEEERNYSDFSFLTKTNDVPLFQSSTSMFQVEPLKKQDTMIFNEAAKQTDFSSERTETKSEYTTTKGFSTEIASIKREIQSNSTSGSVQFNSNNAFKSVREQRRSEDGYNWRKYGEKQVKGSENPRSYYKCTYPNCPTKKKVERSLEGHVTEIVYRGSHNHPKPHNRKNGSQSMHQTSSSCTISGISDQSLGEEDFEQTSQTSCSGGVDDDDLGPEAKRWKGENENDDYSNSSAGNRTVKEPRVVVQTTSEIDILDDGYRWRKYGQKVVKGNPNPRSYYKCVAPGCPVRKHVERAANDMKAVLTTYEGKHNHDVPLGRGNASYNRSSLNNNTSNVTAPAPIRPSAVNNYSNSASFINSLPDTKLSASASQEAVPMDMLLSPGSLGFSANDSFLQSFFSKNF; this comes from the exons ATGTCTTTCAGTTTCACAGACCTACTTTCCAACAGCAATAATACCTTGACCATGGATGATGATCCTTTTGGACTTGAATTTGCTAACACTTTCAAACAACTTCAACCTCTCCCTCCTTATTCTGAGTTCCCACCTGGTTTTTCTCCAACAACACAGTCATTGAACTCACCCCTCTTGTTTTCTTCTCAAAAT GTTCCTGCATCTTACACAACGGACTCATCTTCCATGAGCTTCGACATGAGAAACAGTTCAACTGACCTAGGAAACAAGGAGGAAGAGAGAAACTACTCTGACTTCTCTTTCCTAACAAAAACAAACGACGTGCCTCTCTTTCAATCTTCCACAAGCATGTTTCAAGTG GAGCCACTGAAGAAACAGGACACAATGATATTCAATGAAGCTGCAAAGCAAACAGATTTCTCATCTGAGAGGACAGAAACAAAATCTGAATATACAACCACTAAGGGATTCTCCACAGAAATTGCCTCAATCAAACGTGAAATACAAAGCAATTCTACTTCTGGGTCTGTTCAATTCAACTCTAACAATGCTTTTAAGTCTGTCAGAGAACAAAGAAGATCAGAAGATGGGTACAATTGGAGGAAGTATGGTGAGAAACAAGTGAAAGGAAGTGAGAATCCACGCAGTTATTACAAGTGCACGTATCCAAATTGTCCAACAAAGAAGAAAGTTGAGAGGTCTTTGGAGGGACATGTTACTGAAATAGTATACAGGGGAAGTCACAATCATCCTAAGCCACACAACAGAAAAAATGGCTCTCAATCAATGCATCAAACTTCTTCATCCTGCACCATCTCTGGGATTTCAGATCAGTCTTTGGGAGAGGAAGATTTTGAGCAAACATCACAAACTAGTTGCTCTGGAGGTGTTGATGATGATGACCTTGGACCTGAGGCCAAAAGATG GAAAGGAGagaatgaaaatgatgactatTCTAATTCCTCAGCTGGGAACAGAACTGTTAAGGAACCTAGAGTTGTGGTTCAAACCACAAGTGAAATTGACATACTAGATGATGGATACAGATGGAGGAAATATGGACAGAAAGTGGTCAAAGGAAACCCAAACCCAAG GAGTTACTACAAATGCGTTGCCCCAGGTTGTCCAGTGAGAAAACACGTTGAGAGAGCTGCAAATGACATGAAAGCTGTGCTAACAACCTACGAAGGGAAACATAACCATGATGTTCCTTTAGGACGAGGAAATGCAAGCTATAACAGAAGTTCTCTAAACAACAACACCAGCAATGTAACAGCACCTGCTCCTATAAGGCCTTCAGCAGTGAATAATTATTCTAACTCAGCAAGTTTCATCAATTCACTCCCTGACACGAAGCTCTCAGCATCTGCAAGTCAAGAAGCTGTTCCAATGGACATGTTGCTGAGCCCTGGAAGCCTAGGATTTTCGGCCAATGACTCGTTCCTTCAgtcttttttttcaaagaacTTCTAA